TGGGTGTGTCTTATTgagcaccaatgggagctgtacatATGAACTGAGGTGCTTGAAGCTGTTAACCCTTACAGTTATACTACCTCGGTTGGTGAGAGAATTAATGTGTTCTCTGCCCCATACACAATACTTCCTGTAAAATGGTAGCAGAGAACCGATTGACCACTGTTGCATTGTTATGAGCAGAGACAGTGGAGCAGTATTCAGTATTTAAAAATCTAGGGTTTGTTTCTCCTTTCCGTATGCCAGAGTCAGCAGAAGTGCAGTAATGTCTGTCCAGACTGAAGGGAGCCAACCGGGGTCATAAATCCCACTGGCCTTGGGGACcagaagggagcagcaggaggaacTGGGGATTTCAGTGAGTGGATTAGCTCTTGGGGTTCAGGAATGTTGAAGAGTACATAAGAGACTCAGAAGTACAGCACTGGAGGATCAGGACTGTATCTGCTCTGAGATCCAGGAGGGTAGTAACTGACAGGCAAGAACTGGATCTTATCTTACTCCTCAAGAGAAACTGGGCCTTTCACAATCTGAACAGCATAGCATTGAGCTTTCACTCTGCCTGATTTCATGTGCACACTTATATGTGCCAAGCACCTTATTACTAGTAAATGAGATTCAAAATTAACACTCTATTAAGATTCAGAACTCGATTGGTGCTATTTCCATTTCTCTGGCTGTATATTCAATGAGACAACCATACACTGATGCTCATTGTGAAGCTGTCCTTACTGGTTGTGAATGTAGGAAAAATTAGGgtgctttgttttaaatgaaattaacTGAGAGAGGAGAAAATGGAGACTTCATTCACATTGATCCTGTAGATAGCATGCTGAGCACACTCAAAGTAGTGTCTCCAGCATAAGGGCTAGCACTCAGCATGAAGCAGCTGTGCAGAATGGCCCTCACTTTGGGTCCAACCGTGCTACTAGGGAAGTCAATTGGAAAACTCAAGGGAAGCAAGACTGGACTTAACAGAGTGGAATATATTCAATGCTCAACAATGTGAGCAAACTCCTATGCCTGCAATGAACTGAGCACTGATGAGCAGGGAGTAAGTACATGTGCCTAGAATGGAGGCAGATGGTGAAGGCTCTTTAACTTGCTCATAATTTAGCACATGCAAATTCTGTGCCATTTTTATAATTTTAGAGTTCTGCTGCAGAGCTATCCTTAGCAGAAAGCAAGTTACTGCAGTTGCTGTGAGGGTCTTCCACATAAAGGCTTCTGATGCGTCTTGTGAAGCAGTATCACAGCCAGCTGCTCAATGCCAGAGTGTTTTTGCCAGCCTGACCAGCCTGCTGCACCCACTCCTTTCAGTGTACTTAATTCTGCTGCATCATGATAATGCACTGTGTTCAGCAGTGCTAGTGAGGGCTCAGCACTACCTCTGCAGGACTGAGCTCTTAAGATTCTAGTCTGAGAGATTCTGGATACCTGCCATACCCATTGAGCTCAGATagtgaggccctgattcagcaagagaCTAAAGCATATCCTTTAGTACTTAAACTTAACCATGTCCTTAGAGACCTTGGTGAATCAGAGTTTGAGTCTATAAATTAGGAAAGCTCTCGCTCTTAAATATGATCTTTGCAGATTAAAATAGAATGGGTTTATGTTTAGATTTCATTATGTATTTTGGTTTGTTACGACCTATACTGTGTCGTTATTTCTGCCACTTGTCAGGCTTCCTTTTTTTGTGTTTTCACAGGGGTGATAAGCCTTCTCAGTAACATAATTGTGTTAGGCATCTTTGTTAAGTACAAGGAACTTCGGACAGCAACAAATGCAATTATTATTAACCTGGCTTTTACCGACATCGGTGTTAGTGGCATTGGTTATCCTATGTCTGCTGCTTCAGACCTACATGGAAGCTGGAAATTTGGGTACACCGGATGCCAGGTATTTAAGATTTTTTATATTAAATCAGGGACCAAACAAGTACTAAGCAATTAAACACAAAcctaaatatatgaaaaataccTTCCTTTGATTTTTAATGTTCTTTAGAGAGCAGTCTGAGCTGCAGAGTTTGGGTCCAggtctggatctgaacttccttAAAATTCAGTGGTATTTGGATCTGGGGAGTTGCTTAGGACTCATTGCTAATTTTCATTGTTTAAAGTTTGGAAGGCTATTGAAGCATAAACTTGTGTTGATGTTAAATATACAATATTAAAATAGCTATAACAATGTATATCCCATTACTTATTGTAGAATTCATGGATGCTTCTCACCATTTActaaccaagattttcaaagtaaccagtgattttgggtgtctcAATCTTTGGGTGGTCAAACTGATAAACTTTAAAGTATCTGATTTGCAGAGGGTGGGAGCTTAGCACTTTCAGAAATCAGGCATCTTTAAGGGATGTCTGTTAAGGTACCCATAAAATGGACTTTTGCATAACCAGTAGTCATCTTGAAAATCTTGGTAAGTATTCAAAGAAACAGCTATCTTATTTTAGAATTTGcacaatttttctctcttcatGTAAAATGATCACTGAAAACATATCATTAGCAGAAACGTAATAATCTTTGCTGACTGTGCATGCAGTTacttaaatatgatttttaaccCAGGAAATGAGTATTTAGCAGTAATATTAATTATACACCCTGAAAGTATTTGTTTGGCAAAAATTAAACAGGACAGCAGAATGCTCCCAACAAGATCTGAAATCACACACAACTTGCCTGATTGAAGATTTAATTTCAAGTTCAGAATTCAGCCAATGTTCACCAGCGATCCAAGGCCCTCATTTGATTGCATTTAGGATGACTTATATTTTTGGGATCAGATCTGAGAGTTTCCACTCTGCCTTGATTTGGGTTCTTAGGATCTTTAGGACTCTAAACTCAACTTGATCTAAACTGAAGAAATCCTGTAAACTGATATTGTAGAATTGTGTGACTGTCTGGTTATAACTTCTGCAGTaagaaaaatattgtttgtgTTTCCCCAGTATGCAACAGAAACATTAGATAAACAACTTTGCATCCCAGGatcattaaattatttatttaacataAGTTAAAATAAATGGTGACTTTTGGCAAACgtcttcaatgggatttatgAGGGCTTATGCAAGcacacttattttaaaaagttcagtTTTACTTTAACAAACTATTAACAATTTGAGTTTAACAAATTGGTCATTGAAGAATGCATTGAATACAACCCATGATAACACTTAGCTTCAGGATACAGGAGAAGACTCAAACCTTTGAAAGCATTTGCATTAGGAAGTGAAATGGACATGTtatctttttaaatttcagaTCTATGCTGCCTTAAATATCTTCTTCGGAATGGCAAGTATCGGGTTGCTTACAGTTGTTGCAATTGATCGTTACCTGACAATCTGCAGGCCTGATATAGGTACTGTAGTCTTGGTTATAAGTCTTGCACCAAAATGATCATTTCAATCATTTATTAGTTGACATCTATGAACCTTCATGCAAGTTCTTTTATTTCCTCTTGTGGAAACCTACTTCCAAAATTTGGGCACAGTTCTACAGTAATTGATTATGTGAGCTATCCTATACATAGCTAACAAAGTCAAGTATATAGAAGGAAGCCATAGTCCCTTTTTTGTGGAATGGTTCCTGACAATAATTGAAGCTGGGGGGACAAGATGGATTAGCTAATATACTTTATTGGactcacttctgttggtgagagcgacaagcttttgagccacacagagctcttcttcaggtctgggaataaTTGAATAATACTAAGAATACTAATTGAAGCTGATGTGTATTCtgaatattgtttgttttttttctatattGTATTTTTCTCTTGATCTTTATTATGGGTTTAAAAATTATAATGGTTAATTCTTTCACTTTCCCTACATCCCCccactctctttctttctctcaatTCTTTGATATGGCACCAGCAACCTCTATTATTCCTAAGCTTTGTGTGGGGGAAGGTGTGATAATACTGAGATGTATTCCAACTCTGCTTCTGGGTGTATTTAAATGTCATTTATCTGTGATATAGAGGAGAGCTTAAATAAAATGGGTGTGCTGCAGTGTGCCAGGTGCTTGTAAGGATCATTTATAATTTCTATGCTAATTGTCTTGCTTGGAAACATTTTTGGTTCAACAAAATCTTGGAGAGAAGTAAAAGAATAGAGTGGTTTGATGTAAAAATATTTGCTTGGTAACAGGAAGAAGAATGACTACCCGCAACTATACTTCCCTGATCCTAGCTGCCTGGATAAATGCTGTCTTTTGGGCCTTGATGCCTATTGTTGGGTGGGCTAGCTATGCCCCAGATCCAACAGGAGCCACCTGCACAATAAACTGGCGGAAAAATGATGCGTAAGGTTTTGAGAACTTGGTTTTACTTTTCAAATATGGACCATTGCTTATTTTCTGTTCATCACCATGGTCAATGTTTTCTCCTAAGAACATGCCATGCAACTTCTAAAAGACAATGGTAGTTCAGAAGTAGAGACTGAAGTAATCTATAATAAATCAAAAAAGGATGTAAGAATTTTTGACAGTGGAAAGCATTAGAAATCCTAGGTGTAAAGGTCACTGAGCCTAATAAATCTTATCAAGTTGAAGAAATTGTACGTACCTTTTGTAAATGTTTTTTCTGACTGTTTTATTAACAATAAAACATAAAGGAACAATGCATTTTTCAGTCATTTTTCACGGCTGCACAGTTGTAAtatcttgtatttattttttggctTACAGGTCCTTTGTTTCTTATACAATGACCGTAATTGCTGTTAATTTTGTCGTGCCCTTAACAGTCATGTTTTACTGTTACTACAATGTTTCCTGCACAATGAAGCAGTACACTACCAGTAACTGTCTGGAGAGCATCAACATAGACTGGTCTGATCAAGTAGATGTAACAAAGGTGATGGAGGAGGTCTTAATTCTTAAATAAATATAGTGTTTGATTTTGATATAGGTAAGCAGATATAAATGGTTTGGTCtatcaaacatttttttcttgttttatagaTGTCTGTTGTGATGATTGTGATGTTTCTAGTGGCTTGGTCTCCATATTCCATTGTATGCTTATGGTCTTCCTTTGGAGACCCAAAGAAGATTTCCCCTGCAATGGCCATCATAGCACCTCTATTTGCAAAATCTTCCACATTCTATAACCCCTGTATTTATGTCAT
This sequence is a window from Gopherus evgoodei ecotype Sinaloan lineage chromosome 5, rGopEvg1_v1.p, whole genome shotgun sequence. Protein-coding genes within it:
- the RRH gene encoding visual pigment-like receptor peropsin isoform X2; the protein is MFHKKLKEKVWEHVTANLFSNKTLKWVISLLSNIIVLGIFVKYKELRTATNAIIINLAFTDIGVSGIGYPMSAASDLHGSWKFGYTGCQIYAALNIFFGMASIGLLTVVAIDRYLTICRPDIGRRMTTRNYTSLILAAWINAVFWALMPIVGWASYAPDPTGATCTINWRKNDASFVSYTMTVIAVNFVVPLTVMFYCYYNVSCTMKQYTTSNCLESINIDWSDQVDVTKMSVVMIVMFLVAWSPYSIVCLWSSFGDPKKISPAMAIIAPLFAKSSTFYNPCIYVIANKKFRRAILAMVRCQTRQEITINNALPMSVSQSTLT
- the RRH gene encoding visual pigment-like receptor peropsin isoform X1, translated to MEEIPQFLQSKMFWNVSTNSSESENEAQSAFSQTEHNIVAAYLITAGVISLLSNIIVLGIFVKYKELRTATNAIIINLAFTDIGVSGIGYPMSAASDLHGSWKFGYTGCQIYAALNIFFGMASIGLLTVVAIDRYLTICRPDIGRRMTTRNYTSLILAAWINAVFWALMPIVGWASYAPDPTGATCTINWRKNDASFVSYTMTVIAVNFVVPLTVMFYCYYNVSCTMKQYTTSNCLESINIDWSDQVDVTKMSVVMIVMFLVAWSPYSIVCLWSSFGDPKKISPAMAIIAPLFAKSSTFYNPCIYVIANKKFRRAILAMVRCQTRQEITINNALPMSVSQSTLT